The [Bacillus] selenitireducens MLS10 genome includes a region encoding these proteins:
- a CDS encoding helix-turn-helix domain-containing protein, whose protein sequence is MKAYKHIGDTISKLSKQRRVTMKEAVALLRTNRDFKRTLYSGYFLYVDGYFIRNDGKFIESDNNGEMRLTEFALKNIDTGVLHFTEKEVIDNNANDEIIGYFSIDDVNKMKNIANNTNIDSLQYTSEGVNKKVFLQAHAEGKELQKRIADILNSLPNSGAKTLDLHMKNKGISNLKMAKIVNVSTQTISRMRNSDERINQEKTIIDICVALQLPGRLSLDLAEKLGMKFKNSENHSVYFMLLTSHYFDTVIDSKSYLNEKGFKLN, encoded by the coding sequence ATGAAAGCTTATAAGCATATTGGAGATACCATTAGTAAGCTGTCAAAACAAAGAAGGGTAACTATGAAAGAAGCTGTTGCATTGCTGAGGACGAATCGTGATTTTAAAAGAACTTTATATTCGGGATATTTCTTATATGTGGATGGGTACTTCATCAGAAATGATGGCAAGTTTATTGAAAGCGATAATAACGGGGAAATGAGGCTAACGGAATTCGCCTTGAAGAATATTGATACTGGGGTTTTGCATTTTACAGAAAAAGAGGTCATTGATAACAACGCGAACGATGAAATAATTGGATATTTCTCGATAGATGATGTAAATAAAATGAAGAACATAGCAAATAATACAAACATCGATTCTTTACAATATACTTCAGAAGGGGTGAACAAGAAAGTTTTTCTTCAAGCACATGCTGAAGGAAAGGAATTACAAAAGAGAATTGCAGATATTTTAAACAGTCTTCCAAACTCAGGTGCAAAGACTTTAGATTTGCACATGAAAAACAAAGGCATAAGTAATCTTAAAATGGCGAAGATAGTGAATGTCAGCACTCAGACAATAAGCAGAATGAGAAATAGTGACGAACGAATAAATCAAGAAAAAACAATAATTGACATTTGTGTGGCACTTCAATTACCAGGAAGGCTTAGCCTTGATTTAGCGGAGAAACTGGGAATGAAGTTTAAAAATTCTGAAAACCACAGCGTGTATTTCATGTTACTTACCTCACACTACTTTGATACAGTGATTGACTCAAAATCGTATTTAAATGAAAAAGGCTTTAAGCTAAACTGA
- a CDS encoding RNA polymerase sigma factor, with translation MKKVYKTGKRNRTTYVYRSVTGQRIEMQPGENGVTEMDIALLHEDDDEGVRAHDRNIYKLDGYLEDISPAIDHNPMLRDDRYNPERVITQREQEDEGERKIQNMLEAIEDLESQQQALIKKKYVDDRSNVDIAAEEGVTEAAIRGKLGRIHKRLRKKME, from the coding sequence ATGAAAAAAGTTTACAAGACTGGGAAGCGAAATCGCACCACGTACGTGTACCGATCCGTTACGGGACAGAGGATCGAGATGCAGCCAGGAGAAAACGGCGTGACGGAAATGGACATTGCTTTGCTCCACGAAGACGATGACGAGGGTGTAAGAGCCCACGACCGAAACATTTATAAGTTGGATGGTTACCTCGAGGATATCAGCCCGGCCATCGATCACAATCCGATGCTTCGGGATGATAGGTACAATCCAGAGCGAGTGATTACTCAGCGTGAACAAGAGGATGAAGGCGAACGGAAGATACAGAACATGCTCGAAGCAATCGAGGACCTCGAATCCCAACAACAAGCCCTGATCAAAAAAAAATACGTTGACGACCGATCGAACGTTGATATTGCGGCGGAAGAAGGTGTGACGGAAGCAGCGATCCGGGGGAAGTTGGGGAGAATT
- a CDS encoding GIY-YIG nuclease family protein has product MIDGNPNGRMKCTLANWTGLAYRIPRKTIEESQNREELHQTGVYFLFGADEETGESVVYIGQAGVRKNGEGILNRLKEHKRDVDKGYWTEAVLFTTSNNSFGPTEISYLESRFCDVAKQANRYIVKNGNEPNLGNITEEKQTEMEEFIDNARIIMGAMGHKLFEELTTKCETSDTSEETTNPIFYLKRNTRKSNTEVDAKCEQTNEGFVVLKGSRIEMIDSNSLPPAVKRWRENAKVDNDGLLQENVLCSSPTYAAAFVVGGITSGPDSWKNAEGKTLKEIEKAG; this is encoded by the coding sequence TTGATTGACGGCAATCCGAACGGACGCATGAAATGTACGTTAGCGAACTGGACTGGATTGGCGTATCGTATCCCCAGAAAGACCATTGAAGAAAGCCAGAATCGAGAGGAATTGCACCAAACCGGGGTGTATTTCCTCTTTGGAGCGGATGAAGAAACGGGAGAGAGCGTTGTCTATATCGGCCAGGCCGGGGTGCGAAAGAACGGCGAAGGCATATTAAATCGTCTCAAAGAACATAAACGTGATGTCGATAAAGGTTACTGGACAGAAGCAGTCTTGTTTACAACATCAAACAATTCCTTCGGACCAACGGAAATCAGTTATTTGGAGAGTCGGTTCTGTGATGTAGCCAAACAAGCAAACCGGTATATCGTGAAGAACGGCAACGAACCAAATCTCGGTAATATTACGGAGGAAAAGCAGACCGAGATGGAAGAGTTCATTGATAATGCCCGTATCATTATGGGAGCCATGGGGCATAAGCTTTTTGAAGAATTGACTACAAAGTGTGAAACCTCGGATACGTCTGAAGAGACAACCAATCCGATCTTTTATCTGAAGCGTAATACACGAAAAAGTAATACCGAAGTTGATGCAAAATGTGAACAGACCAATGAAGGGTTCGTTGTATTAAAAGGAAGCAGAATTGAAATGATAGACTCTAACAGTCTTCCCCCAGCTGTGAAAAGGTGGAGGGAGAATGCTAAGGTCGACAATGACGGACTATTACAGGAAAATGTGCTCTGCTCAAGTCCCACATATGCGGCTGCTTTTGTTGTGGGTGGGATTACAAGTGGGCCGGATAGTTGGAAGAATGCAGAGGGAAAGACGTTGAAGGAGATTGAAAAAGCGGGTTGA